The genomic window GATTCTGACCCGCTCTGGTCGCCGTTAATTCAAGGCCCGATTATGGCCCAAATACCGCTCGACCTCGCGCCTATTGCGGCAACAGGTTTCGATAGTTTCATCATCACAGACACAAACCGTATCGCGGTTACGGCTCTGCGTGCTTGGCCAGATTGGCCTGCGCCGATCATGCTCCTCCTTGGCCCGTCTGGAACAGGCAAAACACATTTAGGCAAAGCGTGGAAAGATCTGAGCCACGGATTGCTGGCTGATGCGGCGGATGAAATGGAAGAGACTGCCTTGTTTGCACAAATGAACCAAGCTTTGAACGGCGAAGTGTCTGGCATGCTGCTGACCTCTGATAAACCAATCACAGAGTGGGGCACACAAATACCCGATTTGCGCTCACGTCTTAATAGCACACCTGTTATGGTCATGGATGATTATGACGACGACGTGTTAGAGCCCATACTGCGAAAATTATTCGAAGATAGGGGCCGCATTATCACCAAAGACTTGGTTGATTATATCCTTCGTTATCAAGACCGCGAAGTCGGGTCATTGCGGGCCTTGGTTCGTACTCTAGACGAAGCCGCCTTGGCTGAAAATGCAGATTTGACTAAATATTTCGCTGCACACTTCTTAGCGGGCCGCCTAGAACGGGATTTGTTTTCCGGCCCAATCGATTAAATGACCTGAATCACTCTGATCGGCTTTATCAATCACGTTGAGTAGTTTTAAGCTCGCATATTCGGGGGTAAATAATTTACCTTCTGCCACATTGGCCTGAAAAGGCTTGGATAAATTTGTATCGACGGTGCCTGGATGCAATCCAAGAATAATGGTGTCTTTGCTGCGTCGTCTCTGTTCGATGGCGAGTGTTTTAATCACCATATTAAGCGCGGCTTTTGAAGCTCGATAAGCATACCACCCACCAATGCCGTTGTCTGATATGCTGCCGACGCGTGCCGATAGGGCTGCAAATATTGTTTTTCTATCGCGCCGAAGCAGCGGAAGAAAATATTTCGCGGTCATGGCTGGCCCAATCGTGTTGACCCTAAAGTTCATTTCGAGACCTTCAAAAGTCAGTGAACGGTAGGTCTTCTCTGGGGTGATAGACGGGTTATGCAGAAAGCCAGTCGCGAGAATAATAAGGTCAAAGTCCCCATGCGCTTTTAACGCGGCTGATGTTTTCTCTAAGTCATCTTCCTTGGTAAAATCGAATACCATATTAACGACCTTATGAGATTTGTGCGGTTTGCCCTGACGTGACAGAGCATAAATCTGAGCGACTTGGTCAGAGGCAGATAGGTGATCTATTAAGGCTGTACCGATGCCACCATTTGCCCCGATAATAATAACGCGAAGTTCCTCACCCATCGTTGGTATAATCATATTTTACTCCGCAAGAGAGGGTTAAGGTTTAGGTTTCATGGGGAGATTGCATGAAGACTAGTCCATGAAGGCTAGTCGGTGAGTCTTTTGCTCTGTGTTTTACATCGCACGGAACAATAACGCACTTCATCCCAGTTTCGTTCCCACTTCTTGCGCCATGTGAAGGGCCGTTCGCATGTTTTACAAATTTTTGTGGGAAGGTGAGATTTCGCATGCGCCATAAAATCACATATATAACTTATTGGGGTTTCACTCTATAAAAAGAAAAATCAGGAGACTAGCATGGCATCACCCGAACAACATTTAGAGACTATGCTCTCTAATATTCCTGAAAAAACAGGGAAAACTTTGGCAGACTGGTTGGCGCTAGTGGAGAAAGAGGGCCTGAAGAAACACGTGAAAATCATGAACTTTCTAAAGAAAGAACATGGTTTAACACATGGTTATGCGAATCTGATTTCGACGAAAGCCCGTGATAAAGGGGAACCTATTGACCTTGTGGCTGTGCAATATTCGGGCGTAAAGGCGGGATTGAAACCTATCTATGACACAATCATGGCTTTCGCGGAAACGCTGGGTGAGGATGTCGAAGTTTCGCCCAAGAAAGCAGGCGTCAGCTTACGCAGAAAAAAGCAATTTGCTTTGATTACGCCCGCGACCAAATCTCGAATTGACCTGGGCCTCGCCTTGACAGGGGAACCCATAGAAGGGCGCCTCGAAGGCTATAACGCCATGTGTAGCCATCGAATCCGTTTAGAGACAGTCGAGCAATTTGATGATCAGGTTCGCGCCTGGTTGACGGAATCTTATTCGCGCTGTGGCTAGTTGTTTTTGTGTCACTTGCGGTGGATATTGGATGAGGCTTGATTATTTGCGCAGAATAACAAAATAGACCTTGGTGCTTGGGGAGGATGTATGAAATGAAGTTACTATGTACCCTCTAATCGCATTAATTAGTTTGGCTATTTTAATCAGCCTTGCGCTTTTTCCATTGGCGCGAAAATCTGGCACGCCCCTTTTACTCGTTATCTTGGCAGTTGGCATGATGGCCGGTGAAGATGGGTTTGGCGGAATCCAATTTGATAATTTTCAACTTGCTTTTGATCTTGGCAGCGTAGCTCTTGCCTTTATTCTATTCGCAGGCGGGGTCGAAACCGATAAGGGCGTCTTCAAATCCTCTGGAGTGCCGGCGTTAATACTGGCTTTCCCCGGCGTCATCATTACCGCCGCTGTAGTGGGTGTCGGCGCTTATTTAGTCCTTGATATGCCATTGATGATCGCGCTTCTATTAGGCGCGGTTGTGGCGCCCACAGATGCGGCCGCGACCTTTATGTTGATACAGCAAGGCGGTTTAAACATACCTGACAGAGTTAAAAATACGCTTTTGCTGGAATCGGGTTTCAATGACCCTGCTGGAATTTGTTTAACGATTATCTTGACCGTCATAGTCGGGACTACCTTGCAATCTAATCCGCATGAATGGTTGGGGTATGGGAAATTGATTGCCTCGCAATTTGGTTTTGGCATCATCGGTGGCATTGTCGGGGGACGATGGCTCGTCGAGTTGTTAAACCGATTACCCATGCCTGTGGGCACCTATCCTGTTCTGGCCATATTTGGGGCGCTATTTATCTTTTCTGTCACAGGCAT from Litorimonas taeanensis includes these protein-coding regions:
- a CDS encoding potassium/proton antiporter, coding for MYPLIALISLAILISLALFPLARKSGTPLLLVILAVGMMAGEDGFGGIQFDNFQLAFDLGSVALAFILFAGGVETDKGVFKSSGVPALILAFPGVIITAAVVGVGAYLVLDMPLMIALLLGAVVAPTDAAATFMLIQQGGLNIPDRVKNTLLLESGFNDPAGICLTIILTVIVGTTLQSNPHEWLGYGKLIASQFGFGIIGGIVGGRWLVELLNRLPMPVGTYPVLAIFGALFIFSVTGMVGGSGFLAIYMAGIAVRNGLKVPLERIANFSEGMQWVSQIMLFLILGLLVTPSELPSAIMPAIICALILTFVARPIAVFTSLGAMKFNIRELTFLSWVGLRGAVPILLAIYPVITPGPVTPLFFNIVFVIVVASLILQGFTAGALGRVLNLDEGLKTPPL
- a CDS encoding DUF4287 domain-containing protein, whose protein sequence is MASPEQHLETMLSNIPEKTGKTLADWLALVEKEGLKKHVKIMNFLKKEHGLTHGYANLISTKARDKGEPIDLVAVQYSGVKAGLKPIYDTIMAFAETLGEDVEVSPKKAGVSLRRKKQFALITPATKSRIDLGLALTGEPIEGRLEGYNAMCSHRIRLETVEQFDDQVRAWLTESYSRCG
- a CDS encoding SDR family NAD(P)-dependent oxidoreductase, translating into MIIPTMGEELRVIIIGANGGIGTALIDHLSASDQVAQIYALSRQGKPHKSHKVVNMVFDFTKEDDLEKTSAALKAHGDFDLIILATGFLHNPSITPEKTYRSLTFEGLEMNFRVNTIGPAMTAKYFLPLLRRDRKTIFAALSARVGSISDNGIGGWYAYRASKAALNMVIKTLAIEQRRRSKDTIILGLHPGTVDTNLSKPFQANVAEGKLFTPEYASLKLLNVIDKADQSDSGHLIDWAGKQIPF
- a CDS encoding P-loop NTPase family protein, with the protein product MAQIPLDLAPIAATGFDSFIITDTNRIAVTALRAWPDWPAPIMLLLGPSGTGKTHLGKAWKDLSHGLLADAADEMEETALFAQMNQALNGEVSGMLLTSDKPITEWGTQIPDLRSRLNSTPVMVMDDYDDDVLEPILRKLFEDRGRIITKDLVDYILRYQDREVGSLRALVRTLDEAALAENADLTKYFAAHFLAGRLERDLFSGPID
- a CDS encoding DUF2256 domain-containing protein, giving the protein MAHAKSHLPTKICKTCERPFTWRKKWERNWDEVRYCSVRCKTQSKRLTD